One region of Neisseria mucosa genomic DNA includes:
- a CDS encoding type VI secretion protein IcmF, whose protein sequence is MKPIFTGIVVIILSIVSAVLLYFLGHKFGIDTSAAKAVVWACITVVTSLIFFIPLLTRMLWSGVSDRHSNLKHLNPEDLSGDSAESTHLIGVSERWEQLRHIHLLTKQYKKHRKPWIFVVTQDTALLEASLPDIRRQLWVETAPAIWIDAQAMEPAGGWQYLRGVGKRPAEGIVSLQAKSSIHENAAQLTELMKKLGWKLPINQVYLTNETDEMPSAISHALKYGSTVSATELAKELDQFANQLAALGTQLIEEDLRQTPIAKLSATLPSQSQALADHIAAEKRSLGKLDTVAGVSFIQTNNPEQSGDLIYRAFNDLSVLGSGKKLHLSKTEKTYLAMSAVALLVGSVFAVGAHSSYQNIGRLNADLESIQKAKSRSEKVAALVKLQQSITEMESGRDFLQYTAKFLGYEHRKELLAAAYRKYGILVKDVVSRPATVFFANKLDGLTMLEGQIPDDFELQDSSYQDLKAYLMMTSHVEKTKDKKDAEFLTKKLVEMLSAQNVSAKDAQILAQFFVPRMATHSGWLETEQSELVSRSRQILVDWINRDQGSEQLYKRIVQGTDAKLKTITLAELLNKDLKGIWNVGKPLPRVYTIEGWEKYIKPALEQAANDSKSNDWVLGGNLHQASVTEAAINSLKERYFKEYAAAWYDMMNSITWQPRATNLDSVNQLHVYADPKRSPLVALFHAIKESSQLDSKKIDVNPAVTDAAKRAAARQLSARSRRVADTVLNSQAEHINALEGKVNDYLAGPLEAEFETLLQLIDAQINPKSDLSLQRYLERVTTIKQRLIQMASSSDTGGVARSAVQGVLNGGDNEFLEGMQYARLIEAGVGDRLLPFARNVFVLPFNSVWDSIAGVAQKDINNLWASNFVNPMQSELGGRYPFAKSETEVSIPVLAKYLDINKGALNQFVTTQLAGVLTKQGNQWIVAPGSELKVNPGLLQQLNKLSAISEDFFVNGEGGYSFELKPTSTQGIVQFDLVIDGQSLNYFNQQTEWKPFKWPGDVSNAGLRISWETEAEGIRKTQEISGRFGFIRMLEKSRVTPIDGSTYLVEFPLEKDKLMRFYMRTNSGKGPLGLLDLKNIHLPNKIFEVK, encoded by the coding sequence CAGACATTCCAATTTGAAGCATCTGAATCCCGAAGATTTAAGCGGTGACAGTGCGGAATCTACCCATTTGATCGGTGTGTCGGAACGCTGGGAGCAGTTGAGACATATCCACTTGCTGACCAAGCAATATAAAAAACATCGTAAGCCTTGGATTTTTGTGGTCACCCAAGACACTGCCTTGCTGGAAGCCTCTTTACCGGATATCCGCCGTCAGTTGTGGGTGGAAACCGCACCGGCTATTTGGATTGATGCACAAGCCATGGAGCCTGCAGGCGGTTGGCAATATCTGAGGGGCGTGGGTAAACGTCCTGCCGAAGGCATTGTTTCGCTTCAGGCAAAATCCTCAATTCACGAAAATGCTGCGCAATTGACCGAGTTAATGAAAAAGCTCGGATGGAAGCTGCCGATTAATCAGGTGTATCTGACCAATGAAACCGATGAAATGCCATCAGCCATCAGCCATGCTTTGAAATATGGTTCGACTGTATCAGCAACGGAGTTGGCGAAAGAATTGGATCAGTTTGCCAACCAGTTGGCAGCATTGGGTACGCAGCTAATTGAGGAAGATTTGCGCCAAACACCTATTGCAAAACTGTCTGCCACCTTGCCCTCCCAAAGTCAGGCTTTGGCGGATCATATTGCTGCTGAAAAACGGAGTTTGGGAAAACTGGATACAGTTGCCGGCGTTTCGTTTATTCAAACCAATAATCCTGAACAATCAGGAGATCTGATTTACCGTGCGTTTAATGATCTGTCTGTTTTGGGTTCTGGTAAGAAACTGCATTTGTCCAAAACGGAAAAAACTTATCTGGCGATGAGTGCCGTAGCTTTGTTGGTCGGTAGTGTGTTTGCAGTGGGGGCACACAGCAGTTATCAAAATATAGGTCGTCTGAATGCTGATTTGGAAAGCATTCAGAAGGCAAAATCACGCTCGGAAAAAGTTGCAGCATTAGTCAAGCTGCAACAGAGTATTACCGAAATGGAATCCGGCAGGGATTTCTTGCAATATACAGCCAAGTTCTTGGGCTATGAACATAGAAAAGAGTTGTTGGCTGCCGCGTATCGTAAATACGGTATTTTGGTTAAAGATGTCGTCAGCCGCCCGGCTACCGTATTCTTTGCGAATAAGTTGGATGGTTTGACTATGCTCGAAGGGCAGATTCCGGACGACTTCGAACTGCAAGACAGTTCTTATCAAGACTTGAAAGCATATTTGATGATGACATCTCATGTGGAGAAAACCAAAGACAAAAAAGATGCTGAATTCCTGACGAAAAAGTTGGTGGAAATGCTTTCAGCACAGAATGTTTCTGCCAAAGATGCACAGATTTTGGCTCAATTCTTCGTACCACGCATGGCCACCCATTCCGGTTGGCTTGAGACGGAGCAGTCTGAATTGGTATCACGAAGCCGTCAGATTTTAGTGGATTGGATCAACCGTGACCAAGGCAGTGAGCAGTTATACAAACGCATCGTACAAGGTACGGATGCCAAGCTGAAAACCATTACATTGGCAGAGCTGCTGAATAAGGATTTGAAAGGCATTTGGAATGTTGGTAAACCTTTGCCTCGCGTGTATACAATCGAAGGCTGGGAAAAATACATCAAACCTGCTTTGGAGCAAGCTGCCAACGACAGTAAGAGTAACGATTGGGTGCTGGGTGGAAATCTGCATCAGGCATCGGTGACGGAAGCGGCTATTAACAGTTTGAAAGAACGTTATTTCAAAGAATATGCTGCTGCCTGGTATGACATGATGAACAGCATTACATGGCAGCCTAGGGCGACTAATTTGGACTCGGTAAACCAACTTCATGTTTATGCGGATCCCAAACGCTCGCCATTAGTGGCATTGTTTCATGCCATAAAAGAAAGCAGCCAGTTGGATAGCAAAAAAATCGACGTGAATCCAGCGGTTACCGATGCTGCAAAACGTGCAGCGGCAAGACAGCTGTCTGCACGCTCGCGTAGGGTTGCTGATACGGTACTAAATTCACAAGCTGAACACATCAATGCTTTGGAAGGTAAAGTCAATGATTATCTGGCAGGACCGTTGGAAGCAGAATTTGAAACCTTGTTGCAATTGATTGATGCACAAATCAATCCGAAGAGCGATTTGAGCCTGCAACGCTACCTTGAGCGAGTGACGACCATTAAACAACGCTTGATTCAAATGGCGTCTTCTTCCGATACCGGTGGTGTAGCCAGATCGGCCGTGCAAGGTGTTTTGAACGGCGGAGACAATGAATTTCTTGAAGGTATGCAGTATGCACGTTTGATTGAGGCTGGTGTGGGCGACAGGTTGCTGCCGTTTGCGCGCAACGTTTTTGTCTTGCCATTTAATTCCGTATGGGATTCGATTGCAGGCGTAGCCCAAAAAGATATCAATAATCTGTGGGCAAGCAATTTTGTTAATCCTATGCAGTCCGAGTTGGGTGGCAGATATCCGTTTGCCAAATCAGAAACAGAAGTTTCGATTCCCGTATTGGCAAAATACTTGGATATCAACAAAGGTGCATTGAATCAGTTTGTAACGACCCAATTGGCAGGCGTTTTGACCAAACAAGGCAATCAATGGATTGTGGCACCGGGAAGCGAATTGAAAGTCAACCCGGGATTGTTGCAACAGCTGAATAAATTGAGTGCAATTTCTGAGGATTTCTTTGTTAACGGAGAAGGTGGTTACAGCTTTGAGCTGAAGCCGACATCTACGCAAGGGATTGTTCAGTTTGACTTGGTTATTGATGGTCAATCATTGAATTATTTCAACCAGCAGACAGAGTGGAAGCCATTTAAATGGCCGGGTGATGTCAGCAATGCCGGTTTGCGTATTTCTTGGGAAACCGAGGCAGAAGGTATACGTAAAACTCAGGAAATCAGCGGACGTTTTGGTTTCATCCGTATGCTCGAAAAATCCAGGGTTACGCCGATTGATGGAAGTACTTATCTGGTCGAGTTCCCGCTGGAAAAAGACAAATTGATGCGCTTCTATATGCGAACCAATTCCGGTAAAGGACCGTTGGGACTGTTGGATCTGAAAAATATCCATCTGCCGAATAAGATTTTTGAGGTTAAATAA
- the tssA gene encoding type VI secretion system protein TssA, giving the protein MMTLPQWVKLILGDEGTSITDNNIHRWQEWLEPVSDDHPCGEDVAYADDFEAIKIELAKLSGMDYQLILDASERLLKRESKDLRVATYYIFALLRDRGLAGFSDGLEILCGLLQKFDQSLWPKKPVQKRNALNWLSGERVLDMLKEVGLSDSTELKRTLSALMSLQHYFDGWEEAVRPSLFPLLQYFEESSVRFSSSPTSSNQNQETSAPVEQVATPQIHQESRGSSESLTVTKVNSSKALLDQVRINAAYLREQDDGYWSANKMIRAVRWGGLNGIPPHQNGQTRLKAPRADLLANLNRLVQEQQWRDLLDKVEAAFLEGANHYWLDLQYYAWQGQQALGGLYLSQVDSSLFELKSLLARCEGLTGLSFDNGFPFVSADTLKWLEQKVMSSTRKQMSSQAIQKAALEPSSQEENQESYWQQALLQTQEHGLDAAFAWLETLPEWQTGSGQVKKWVMMARLAVSAQKADWAVKLLEQASKQMQVLTVKEWDRHFTFEVYALWYQLLSENLDNKDIEAVGQLEFLRTELMQADVVRALELIY; this is encoded by the coding sequence ATGATGACATTACCTCAATGGGTAAAGCTGATACTCGGTGATGAAGGTACATCTATCACCGATAACAATATCCATCGCTGGCAAGAATGGTTGGAGCCTGTTTCAGACGACCATCCTTGCGGCGAGGATGTGGCCTATGCAGATGATTTTGAAGCCATCAAAATTGAGCTGGCCAAACTTTCGGGTATGGATTACCAATTGATTTTGGATGCTTCAGAACGCCTCTTGAAGCGTGAATCTAAAGACCTGAGGGTGGCAACCTATTACATTTTTGCCTTGTTGAGAGACAGGGGATTGGCAGGGTTTTCGGACGGCTTGGAGATTTTGTGCGGGTTGTTGCAAAAATTCGATCAGTCGCTGTGGCCGAAAAAGCCGGTACAAAAACGTAATGCATTAAATTGGTTGTCCGGTGAAAGGGTGTTGGATATGCTTAAAGAAGTAGGATTATCCGATTCTACGGAGCTTAAGCGGACATTATCGGCTTTGATGTCGTTGCAACATTACTTTGATGGATGGGAAGAGGCAGTGCGCCCCAGCTTATTCCCATTGTTGCAATATTTTGAAGAGTCATCTGTTCGTTTTTCATCCTCACCGACAAGTTCAAATCAAAATCAAGAGACCAGTGCGCCTGTTGAGCAAGTGGCAACGCCGCAAATTCATCAAGAGAGTCGAGGGTCGTCTGAAAGTCTGACTGTCACAAAGGTTAACTCTTCTAAAGCTTTACTTGACCAAGTCAGGATTAATGCTGCCTACTTGAGAGAACAGGATGATGGTTATTGGTCTGCAAACAAGATGATTCGAGCCGTCCGTTGGGGCGGATTGAACGGCATTCCTCCTCATCAAAACGGTCAGACGCGTTTGAAGGCTCCGAGGGCCGATTTATTGGCAAACCTGAATCGTTTGGTTCAGGAGCAGCAATGGCGCGATTTGCTCGATAAAGTGGAAGCGGCTTTTTTGGAAGGTGCTAATCACTATTGGCTGGATTTGCAATATTACGCATGGCAAGGTCAACAGGCGCTAGGTGGTTTATACCTTTCCCAAGTTGATTCATCACTATTTGAGTTGAAATCCTTATTGGCCCGATGCGAAGGCCTGACCGGTTTAAGTTTTGATAACGGATTCCCGTTTGTATCTGCCGATACGCTTAAGTGGTTGGAACAAAAGGTCATGTCGTCCACGCGCAAGCAGATGAGTAGCCAAGCCATTCAAAAGGCAGCGTTAGAACCGTCATCACAGGAGGAAAACCAAGAAAGTTACTGGCAACAGGCGCTGTTGCAAACACAAGAACACGGTTTAGACGCTGCATTTGCTTGGTTGGAAACATTACCGGAGTGGCAGACAGGTTCGGGGCAGGTTAAGAAATGGGTGATGATGGCTCGGTTGGCTGTAAGCGCCCAAAAGGCGGACTGGGCAGTGAAACTGTTGGAACAGGCTTCGAAGCAGATGCAAGTGTTGACAGTTAAAGAGTGGGACAGACATTTTACGTTTGAAGTGTATGCTCTTTGGTATCAACTATTAAGTGAAAACCTTGATAATAAAGATATTGAGGCAGTCGGACAGCTCGAATTTTTACGGACAGAGTTGATGCAGGCAGATGTTGTCCGTGCATTGGAATTAATTTATTAA